In Enterobacter sp. 638, a single window of DNA contains:
- the purC gene encoding phosphoribosylaminoimidazolesuccinocarboxamide synthase — protein MQKQAELYRGKAKTVYSTENPDLLVLEFRNDTSAGDGARIEQFDRKGMVNNKFNHFIMSKLADAGIPTQMEALLSDTECLVKKLDMVPVECVVRNRAAGSLVKRLGIEEGIELNPPLFDLFLKNDEMHDPMVNESYCETFGWVSKENLARMQELTFKANDVLKKLFDDAGLILVDFKLEFGLYKGEVVLGDEFSPDGSRLWDKETLDKMDKDRFRQSLGGLIEAYEAVAHRLGVKLD, from the coding sequence ATGCAGAAGCAAGCTGAGTTGTATCGTGGCAAAGCGAAGACCGTATACAGCACGGAAAACCCGGATCTGTTGGTGCTCGAGTTCCGCAATGATACGTCAGCAGGAGATGGCGCACGCATTGAGCAGTTCGACCGTAAAGGCATGGTGAACAACAAGTTCAACCATTTCATTATGAGCAAACTGGCTGACGCGGGCATTCCGACTCAAATGGAAGCGTTGCTGTCCGATACGGAATGTCTGGTCAAAAAACTGGATATGGTTCCGGTTGAATGTGTGGTCCGTAACCGTGCCGCAGGCTCCCTGGTGAAGCGTCTGGGTATTGAAGAAGGCATCGAGCTGAACCCACCGTTGTTTGATTTGTTCCTGAAAAATGACGAAATGCACGATCCGATGGTGAACGAATCCTACTGCGAAACCTTTGGCTGGGTGAGCAAAGAAAACCTGGCGCGTATGCAAGAGCTGACCTTCAAAGCCAACGACGTCCTGAAAAAGCTGTTTGACGATGCCGGTCTGATCCTGGTCGATTTCAAGCTGGAGTTCGGTCTCTATAAAGGCGAAGTGGTGCTGGGCGATGAGTTTTCTCCGGACGGTAGCCGTCTGTGGGACAAAGAGACGCTGGATAAAATGGACAAAGACCGTTTCCGTCAGAGCCTGGGTGGCCTGATTGAAGCCTATGAAGCGGTTGCCCATCGTCTGGGCGTTAAGCTCGACTAA
- the bamC gene encoding outer membrane protein assembly factor BamC: MAYSVQKTRLVKVAGVSLVMLLAACSSDSRYKRQVSGDESYLDAAPLAELHSPAGMILPVQNGDYNIPVTNGSGAVGKALDIRPPAQPLALVSGARTQFTGDTATLLVENNRSNTLWPQVVSVIQSKNYTIDKRDDASQTLTTDWIEWNRLDEDQQYRGRYQVSVKPQGYQQAVAVKLLNLEQAGKPVADASSLQRYSTEMMNVIATGLDKTATDAANSAQSRSGVTFDVQSAADDTGLPMLVVRAPFNQTWQRLPATLEKVGMKVSDSTRSTGSITATYKPLSDSGWQALGATDPGLVSGDYKIQVGDLDNRSSLQFIDPKGHTLTQSQNDALVAVFQAAFSK; encoded by the coding sequence ATGGCTTACTCAGTACAGAAAACGCGCCTGGTGAAGGTTGCGGGTGTTTCGCTTGTTATGCTGCTCGCTGCCTGTAGTTCAGACTCGCGCTACAAGCGCCAGGTGAGCGGTGATGAATCCTATCTGGATGCAGCCCCGCTTGCTGAACTTCATTCCCCAGCGGGTATGATCCTGCCGGTTCAGAACGGCGATTACAACATTCCTGTCACTAACGGCAGCGGTGCTGTGGGTAAGGCGCTTGATATTCGCCCACCTGCACAGCCGTTGGCACTGGTGAGCGGTGCGCGCACCCAGTTTACGGGTGATACCGCGACGCTGCTGGTTGAAAACAACCGCAGCAACACGCTTTGGCCGCAGGTTGTGAGCGTGATTCAGTCGAAGAATTACACGATTGATAAACGCGATGATGCCAGCCAGACGCTGACCACCGACTGGATCGAGTGGAACCGTCTTGATGAAGATCAGCAGTACCGTGGTCGTTATCAGGTCTCTGTGAAACCACAGGGTTATCAGCAGGCTGTCGCGGTCAAACTGCTGAACCTTGAGCAGGCTGGCAAGCCTGTTGCTGACGCTTCCTCATTGCAGCGCTACAGCACTGAAATGATGAATGTGATTGCTACTGGGCTGGATAAAACTGCGACCGATGCAGCAAACTCCGCACAAAGCCGCAGTGGTGTTACGTTCGACGTACAAAGCGCCGCGGATGATACGGGTCTGCCAATGCTGGTGGTGCGTGCACCGTTCAACCAGACATGGCAGCGTCTGCCAGCCACGCTTGAAAAAGTGGGCATGAAAGTCAGTGATAGCACCCGTTCTACGGGCAGCATCACGGCGACCTATAAGCCACTTTCGGACAGCGGATGGCAGGCACTGGGCGCAACCGATCCAGGACTGGTCTCAGGCGATTACAAAATTCAGGTCGGTGACCTCGATAACCGCAGCAGCTTGCAGTTTATCGATCCGAAAGGTCACACGCTGACCCAGTCGCAGAACGATGCGCTGGTCGCTGTCTTCCAGGCGGCATTCAGCAAATAA
- the dapA gene encoding 4-hydroxy-tetrahydrodipicolinate synthase produces the protein MFTGSIVALVTPMDEKGNVCRSSLKKLIDYHVANGTAAIVSVGTTGESATLSHDEHGDVVMMTVELADGRIPVIAGTGANATAEAISLTQRFNNSGIVGCLTVTPYYNRPTQEGLFQHFKAIAEHTDLPQILYNVPSRTGCDMLPETVGRLSKVKNIIAIKEATGNLSRVHQIKELVSDDFILLSGDDATALDFMQLGGHGVISVTTNVAARDMAEMCKLAAAGHFDEARVINQRLMPLHTKLFVEPNPIPVKWACKELGLVATDTLRLPMTPITDHGRDVVAGALKHAGLL, from the coding sequence ATGTTCACGGGAAGTATTGTTGCGCTTGTTACGCCGATGGATGAGAAAGGTAATGTCTGCCGGTCAAGCCTGAAAAAACTGATTGATTACCATGTCGCCAACGGGACTGCGGCGATCGTTTCGGTAGGGACTACCGGAGAATCCGCCACCCTGAGCCACGATGAGCACGGTGATGTGGTGATGATGACCGTGGAACTGGCTGACGGGCGTATCCCGGTGATTGCCGGTACCGGTGCAAACGCCACCGCTGAGGCTATTAGCCTAACGCAGCGTTTCAACAATAGCGGCATTGTCGGCTGTCTGACGGTGACGCCTTACTACAATCGCCCGACGCAGGAAGGTCTCTTCCAGCACTTCAAAGCCATCGCTGAACATACTGACTTGCCACAAATTCTGTATAATGTGCCGTCACGTACTGGCTGCGATATGCTGCCTGAAACGGTAGGCCGTCTCTCGAAAGTTAAAAATATTATCGCAATTAAAGAGGCGACCGGGAACTTAAGCCGCGTTCATCAGATCAAAGAGCTGGTTTCAGACGACTTTATTCTGCTCAGTGGTGATGATGCGACCGCGCTGGACTTTATGCAGCTCGGCGGCCATGGCGTGATTTCCGTTACCACTAACGTGGCGGCGCGCGATATGGCTGAAATGTGCAAACTGGCTGCGGCGGGTCATTTCGATGAAGCGCGCGTGATTAACCAGCGTCTAATGCCGCTGCACACAAAATTATTTGTCGAACCCAATCCGATCCCAGTGAAATGGGCATGTAAGGAGTTGGGACTTGTAGCAACCGATACGCTGCGTCTGCCGATGACCCCTATCACCGACCATGGTCGTGATGTGGTTGCCGGGGCGCTGAAGCATGCCGGTTTGCTGTAG
- a CDS encoding glycine cleavage system transcriptional repressor: protein MTTSSQHYLVITALGADRAGIVNTITRHVSSCGCNIEDSRLAMLGDEFTFIMLLSGTWNAITLIESTLPLKGAELDLLIVMKRTTAHPRPAMPATVWVQVEVTDSPHLIERFTALFDSHQMNIAELVSRTQPGATPKLFIQITAHSPASQDASNIEQSFKALCTELNAQGSINVVDYSQHEQDGVE from the coding sequence TTGACAACCTCATCACAACATTACCTGGTTATCACTGCGCTGGGTGCTGACAGAGCCGGTATTGTGAACACCATCACCCGCCACGTCAGCAGTTGCGGCTGCAATATCGAAGACAGCCGCCTTGCGATGCTTGGCGATGAGTTTACGTTTATTATGCTGCTTTCCGGGACCTGGAACGCGATCACGCTCATCGAATCGACGCTGCCGCTCAAGGGCGCTGAGCTGGATTTACTGATTGTCATGAAGCGTACCACCGCGCATCCGCGCCCAGCGATGCCAGCGACAGTGTGGGTTCAGGTTGAAGTCACCGACTCCCCGCATTTGATTGAACGCTTTACGGCACTTTTTGACAGCCATCAAATGAACATTGCTGAACTGGTATCGCGTACACAGCCAGGTGCCACGCCAAAACTGTTTATTCAGATTACCGCGCACAGCCCCGCGTCACAGGATGCATCAAATATTGAGCAGTCATTCAAAGCGCTCTGTACAGAACTCAATGCGCAAGGCAGTATAAACGTCGTAGATTATTCACAGCACGAACAGGATGGAGTTGAGTAA
- the bcp gene encoding thioredoxin-dependent thiol peroxidase: MNPLKAGDIAPKFSLPDQDGEQVNLTDFQGQRVLVYFYPKAMTPGCTVQACGLRDNMDDLKKAGVDVLGISTDKSEKLSRFAEKELLNFTLLSDEDHQVCEQFGIWGEKTFMGKTYDGIHRISFLIGADGKIEHVFDDFKTSNHHDVVLAWLKENA; encoded by the coding sequence ATGAATCCACTGAAAGCCGGTGACATCGCACCGAAATTTAGCCTGCCCGATCAAGACGGCGAGCAAGTAAATTTGACCGACTTCCAGGGACAGCGCGTTCTGGTCTATTTTTACCCGAAGGCCATGACCCCAGGCTGTACCGTACAGGCTTGCGGTTTACGCGATAACATGGACGATCTAAAAAAAGCGGGCGTTGACGTGCTGGGTATCAGCACCGACAAGTCAGAAAAACTGTCACGTTTTGCCGAAAAAGAGCTGCTGAACTTCACGCTACTGTCTGACGAAGACCATCAGGTCTGCGAGCAGTTTGGCATCTGGGGTGAGAAGACCTTTATGGGCAAAACTTACGACGGCATCCATCGCATTAGTTTCTTGATCGGTGCAGATGGCAAAATTGAACATGTATTTGACGATTTTAAAACCAGCAACCACCACGATGTGGTCCTGGCCTGGTTAAAAGAAAACGCCTGA
- a CDS encoding AI-2E family transporter codes for MLEMLMQWYRRRFSDPEAIALLVILVAGFGILFFFSGLLAPLLVALVLAYLLEWPTVRLEKIGCSRRWASSIVLILFVGILLLMSFVVLPIAWQQGINLIRDMPGMLNKLSDFSATLPRRYPALMDAGIIDAMAENMRARIMTMGDSVVKYSLASLVGLLTLAVYLVLVPLMVFFLVKDKEQMLNAVRRILPRNRGLAGQVWKEMNQQITNYIRGKVLEMIVVGVATWIGFVIFGLNYSLLLAVLVGFSVLIPYIGAFVVTIPVIGVALFQFGLGTEFWSCFAVYLIIQGLDGNLLVPVLFSEAVNLHPLVIILSVVIFGGLWGFWGVFFAIPLATLIKAVVHAWPDVPAVEE; via the coding sequence ATGCTCGAAATGTTAATGCAGTGGTATCGGCGCCGCTTCAGCGATCCCGAGGCCATTGCTTTGCTGGTCATTCTGGTCGCCGGATTTGGTATTTTATTCTTCTTTAGCGGGCTGCTGGCACCTTTGCTGGTGGCCTTAGTGTTGGCTTATCTTCTCGAATGGCCGACGGTTCGTCTGGAAAAGATCGGCTGCTCTCGCCGCTGGGCAAGCAGTATCGTCCTCATTTTGTTCGTCGGTATTCTTTTGCTCATGTCGTTTGTGGTGCTACCGATTGCGTGGCAACAGGGGATTAACCTGATCCGCGACATGCCGGGCATGCTGAATAAACTGTCCGATTTTTCTGCGACGTTGCCGCGGCGTTATCCGGCTCTGATGGACGCCGGCATTATCGATGCGATGGCTGAAAACATGCGCGCCCGCATCATGACGATGGGCGATTCGGTGGTGAAATATTCGCTCGCCTCGCTGGTCGGGCTGCTGACGCTGGCCGTGTATCTTGTGCTGGTGCCGCTGATGGTCTTTTTCCTGGTGAAGGATAAAGAGCAGATGCTGAACGCGGTGCGTCGTATTCTGCCACGTAATCGTGGGCTGGCAGGACAGGTCTGGAAGGAGATGAATCAGCAGATCACCAATTACATTCGCGGCAAAGTGCTGGAGATGATTGTGGTTGGCGTTGCCACCTGGATTGGCTTTGTGATCTTCGGGCTTAATTATTCACTGTTGCTGGCGGTGCTGGTGGGCTTCTCAGTTCTGATTCCGTATATCGGCGCATTTGTGGTGACGATTCCGGTTATCGGCGTGGCGCTGTTCCAGTTTGGTCTGGGAACCGAGTTCTGGAGCTGTTTCGCGGTGTATCTGATTATTCAGGGGCTGGATGGTAACTTGCTGGTGCCCGTATTGTTCTCGGAAGCGGTCAACTTGCATCCGCTGGTGATTATTTTGTCGGTGGTGATTTTCGGCGGTTTGTGGGGATTCTGGGGCGTGTTTTTCGCCATTCCGCTCGCCACGCTTATCAAAGCGGTGGTTCACGCCTGGCCGGATGTGCCAGCAGTAGAAGAGTAA
- the bepA gene encoding beta-barrel assembly-enhancing protease — MFRQLKKTLVATLIAALTVGQAMPAFADSADTLPDMGTSAGSTLSIGQEMQMGDFYVRQLRGSAPLINDPLLVQYINGLGMRLVAHADSVKTPFHFYLINNDEINAFAFFGGNVVLHSALFRYSDNESQLASVMAHEISHVTQRHLARAMEDQKRTAPLTWVGALGSILLAMASPQAGMAALTGTLAGTRQGMISFTQQNEQEADRIGIQVLQRSGFDPQAMPTFLEKLLDQARYSTRPPEILLTHPLPESRLSDARNRANQMRPVVVQSSQDFYMAKVRTLGMYKSGRNQLTSDLLDSLSKGNIREQNAAQYGRALEAMEASKFDEARKAIQPLLTADANNPWYLDLSTDIDLGQKKTTDAINRLKGAKDLRTNPVLQLNLANAYLQGGQPKEAATILNRYTFNNKDDPNGWDLLAQTEAQLGNRDQELAARAEGFALVGRLDQSISLLSSASSQVKLGSLQQARYDARIDQLRSLQQRFKPYEKM; from the coding sequence ATGTTCAGGCAGTTGAAAAAAACTCTGGTTGCGACACTTATCGCCGCGCTGACTGTCGGTCAGGCGATGCCCGCGTTCGCGGACTCGGCGGATACCTTGCCGGATATGGGCACCTCAGCAGGCAGCACGCTGTCCATCGGGCAAGAGATGCAGATGGGCGATTTTTACGTCCGTCAGCTTCGCGGTAGCGCGCCGCTGATTAACGACCCGCTGCTGGTGCAATACATCAACGGGCTTGGGATGCGCCTGGTCGCCCATGCTGACTCGGTCAAAACCCCTTTCCACTTCTATTTAATTAATAACGACGAAATCAACGCTTTCGCCTTCTTTGGTGGAAACGTAGTGCTGCATTCGGCGTTATTCCGTTATTCCGATAACGAAAGCCAGCTTGCGTCGGTTATGGCGCATGAAATCTCCCACGTCACCCAGCGCCATCTGGCGCGTGCGATGGAAGATCAAAAACGTACTGCCCCGCTCACCTGGGTCGGCGCACTGGGCTCTATTTTGCTGGCAATGGCCAGCCCGCAGGCGGGTATGGCAGCACTGACCGGCACGCTTGCCGGTACGCGCCAGGGCATGATCAGCTTTACCCAACAGAACGAGCAGGAAGCCGATCGCATCGGCATTCAGGTGCTTCAGCGCTCAGGCTTTGATCCTCAGGCGATGCCCACGTTCCTCGAAAAGTTGCTGGATCAAGCGCGCTATTCGACTCGTCCGCCAGAAATCTTACTGACTCACCCGTTGCCAGAAAGCCGTCTGTCCGATGCGCGAAACCGTGCCAACCAGATGCGTCCTGTGGTTGTGCAGTCGTCGCAAGATTTCTACATGGCAAAAGTCAGAACGCTCGGGATGTACAAGTCCGGGCGAAATCAGCTCACCAGCGATCTGCTCGACAGCCTGTCTAAAGGCAATATCCGTGAGCAAAATGCAGCGCAGTACGGTCGTGCGCTTGAGGCGATGGAAGCCAGCAAATTCGACGAGGCACGAAAAGCGATACAGCCTTTGCTGACCGCTGATGCCAATAATCCGTGGTATCTCGATCTGTCGACCGACATTGATTTGGGCCAGAAGAAAACCACCGATGCGATTAATCGCCTGAAAGGGGCAAAAGATCTGCGCACCAACCCGGTGCTGCAGCTCAACCTGGCGAATGCTTACTTACAGGGTGGACAGCCGAAAGAGGCCGCCACAATCCTTAATCGTTACACCTTCAATAATAAAGACGATCCTAACGGCTGGGATTTACTGGCACAAACGGAAGCACAGCTCGGTAATCGCGACCAGGAACTGGCTGCACGCGCAGAAGGCTTCGCGCTAGTGGGGCGTCTGGATCAGTCCATTTCGCTGTTGAGCAGCGCCAGTTCGCAAGTGAAGCTGGGTAGTCTGCAACAGGCCCGATACGATGCGCGTATCGACCAGCTGCGTTCATTGCAGCAGCGGTTCAAGCCTTACGAGAAAATGTGA
- the arsC gene encoding arsenate reductase (glutaredoxin) (This arsenate reductase requires both glutathione and glutaredoxin to convert arsenate to arsenite, after which the efflux transporter formed by ArsA and ArsB can extrude the arsenite from the cell, providing resistance.) yields the protein MSDAVKIYHNPRCSKSRETLELVKSKGVEPEVVLYLETPPDAQTLRQLLSMLNMASARELMRQKEDLYKSLNLANSQLTEDDLIKAMIDNPKLIERPIVVAHGKARIGRPQEDVLAILN from the coding sequence ATGTCAGACGCGGTAAAAATTTATCATAACCCACGCTGCTCCAAGAGCCGCGAAACGCTTGAGCTTGTGAAATCAAAAGGCGTCGAACCCGAAGTGGTGTTGTATCTGGAGACGCCACCGGACGCACAGACTCTTCGCCAGCTGTTGAGCATGCTGAATATGGCAAGCGCGCGGGAACTCATGCGTCAGAAAGAAGATCTGTATAAATCGTTAAATCTGGCGAACAGCCAACTGACGGAAGATGATCTGATTAAGGCGATGATCGACAATCCAAAGCTGATTGAACGCCCGATTGTCGTCGCTCATGGCAAGGCACGCATTGGCCGTCCGCAGGAAGACGTGCTCGCGATCCTCAACTAA
- the celB gene encoding PTS cellobiose transporter subunit IIC, whose protein sequence is MNNVLGFLEAKLMPLAAKTAQQRHLGAIRGAYVSFMPFIIVGSILLVISSFPNQTYQQFMSQAFGASWSAIIEIPFNAVFSTMSLFISFLVAYRLAEHYNEDRVSCGILALVSFLILTPFIKVAENGGITVIPVEWIGSKGLFVAMIGSLLWTELFCWLKRKNLVIKMPEGVPPAVQESFAALIPALVVMILVLMIRIAFENTHYNTIHQFIYEVVATPVRHYGTSYFGALMTVFSITILWSVGINSGSMVNGIIRPLWMENQTDNIAAIQAGVTPPHIITEQFFDMIWMGGAGATLSLVIAMLIFARSKNMREVARLGAGASVFNINEPILFGLPVIMNPIMLIPFNLVPLVLVTVQYAAMKLGAVAVTTGVFIPWTLPPVISGFIVTGHISGSVMQLLNLLIGAMLYLPFMRILDKQYRAAELATAMPTETTLAKQE, encoded by the coding sequence ATGAACAATGTTCTGGGATTTCTCGAAGCAAAACTGATGCCGCTGGCGGCTAAAACGGCTCAACAACGTCATCTGGGCGCTATTCGTGGCGCCTATGTTTCTTTCATGCCGTTTATTATTGTCGGCTCAATCCTGCTGGTTATCTCTTCTTTCCCCAATCAGACTTACCAGCAGTTTATGTCTCAGGCTTTTGGTGCGAGCTGGAGCGCCATTATCGAGATCCCGTTCAACGCGGTGTTCTCCACGATGTCGCTGTTTATCAGCTTCCTCGTCGCGTACCGTCTGGCGGAACACTACAATGAAGATCGCGTGTCGTGCGGCATCCTTGCGCTGGTGAGTTTCCTGATCCTCACGCCGTTTATCAAAGTGGCCGAGAACGGCGGCATCACGGTCATCCCCGTGGAATGGATCGGCAGCAAAGGGCTTTTCGTAGCGATGATTGGCTCGCTGCTGTGGACCGAATTGTTCTGCTGGCTGAAGCGCAAAAATCTGGTGATCAAAATGCCAGAAGGCGTACCGCCTGCGGTACAGGAATCGTTCGCCGCGCTCATCCCCGCGCTGGTGGTCATGATTCTGGTACTGATGATTCGCATCGCGTTTGAAAACACCCACTACAACACCATTCACCAGTTCATCTACGAAGTGGTCGCCACGCCAGTGCGACATTACGGGACATCCTACTTTGGCGCGCTGATGACGGTATTCAGCATCACCATTTTGTGGTCAGTGGGCATTAACTCCGGCTCGATGGTTAACGGCATTATTCGTCCGCTATGGATGGAAAATCAGACCGACAATATCGCTGCCATTCAGGCTGGCGTGACCCCGCCGCACATTATCACCGAACAGTTTTTTGACATGATCTGGATGGGTGGCGCAGGTGCAACGCTGTCGTTGGTCATTGCGATGCTGATTTTTGCTCGCAGTAAAAACATGCGTGAAGTGGCACGACTCGGCGCGGGGGCGTCGGTGTTTAACATCAACGAGCCGATTCTGTTTGGTCTGCCGGTCATCATGAATCCGATCATGCTCATCCCGTTCAACCTGGTGCCGCTGGTGCTCGTCACCGTGCAGTATGCCGCGATGAAACTCGGCGCGGTGGCGGTGACGACGGGCGTTTTCATCCCCTGGACGCTACCACCGGTCATCAGCGGATTTATCGTTACCGGACACATTAGCGGCAGCGTGATGCAGCTTCTCAATTTGCTGATCGGCGCGATGCTCTACCTGCCGTTTATGCGCATCCTGGACAAACAATACCGCGCCGCGGAGCTTGCAACCGCGATGCCAACTGAAACCACGCTGGCCAAACAGGAGTAA
- a CDS encoding N(4)-(beta-N-acetylglucosaminyl)-L-asparaginase produces the protein MWGIIATWRMALEGVTESATALAAGKPVSTAVVDAVATVEDFPFYKSVGYGGLPTENGDVELDAAYMDGDTLAFGAVGNLVDIANPIRVAHALSRQRYNSLLVGQGAREWALSQGFTDKTMLTDRALQHYRKRCRETLDKGLSPYNGHDTVGIIGLDNHGSMSVATSTSGLFMKKRGRLGDSPIIGSGFYCDSETGAATATGVGEDLMKGCTSYEIVRRMAQGMTPQQAADSVVFELEDKLMSRFGRVGDLSVVCMNNKGEFGAATNIKTFSFVVATARQPLTVFRTERQHEKTHYQPVDDAWMQDYAARIRAPIEESS, from the coding sequence ATGTGGGGAATTATTGCGACCTGGCGAATGGCGCTGGAAGGAGTCACGGAGTCGGCAACGGCGCTGGCGGCGGGAAAGCCAGTTTCAACGGCGGTGGTCGATGCCGTCGCGACCGTCGAGGATTTTCCGTTTTATAAGTCCGTCGGTTATGGCGGGCTGCCTACCGAGAACGGTGACGTTGAGCTGGATGCCGCCTACATGGATGGCGACACGCTGGCCTTCGGCGCAGTCGGCAATCTGGTCGATATCGCAAACCCGATCCGCGTGGCGCATGCCTTGAGCCGTCAGCGCTATAACAGCTTGTTAGTCGGCCAGGGTGCGCGTGAATGGGCGCTGAGCCAGGGATTCACCGACAAGACAATGCTCACCGACAGAGCCTTGCAGCACTATCGCAAACGCTGCCGTGAAACGCTGGATAAAGGGTTAAGTCCTTACAACGGACACGATACGGTCGGGATCATTGGCCTGGATAATCACGGATCGATGAGCGTCGCCACGTCCACCAGCGGCCTGTTTATGAAAAAGCGCGGACGGCTAGGCGATTCGCCGATCATCGGCTCAGGTTTTTATTGCGACAGCGAAACGGGCGCGGCGACCGCCACAGGCGTGGGCGAAGACCTGATGAAAGGTTGCACCAGTTACGAAATCGTTCGTCGAATGGCTCAGGGCATGACTCCGCAACAGGCAGCGGATTCCGTAGTCTTCGAACTGGAGGACAAGCTGATGTCGCGCTTCGGGCGCGTAGGCGATCTCTCGGTGGTCTGCATGAACAACAAGGGTGAATTTGGCGCAGCAACCAATATCAAAACGTTCTCCTTCGTCGTTGCTACTGCGCGTCAGCCGCTCACCGTTTTTCGCACCGAGCGTCAGCATGAGAAAACCCATTATCAGCCTGTCGATGATGCATGGATGCAGGATTATGCCGCACGCATTCGTGCGCCGATTGAGGAGTCATCATGA
- a CDS encoding leucyl aminopeptidase family protein encodes MITYQLINTLAQADAASHLIARSACQHLPGTALINEMRAQKSVADTRFGCAPFTRITLLPDALWKDNLTESLLNALRPIFADPVSETVIIDVTEIDDTVLAQLLRFVFNQAHRLSDLQLKKPDASAIRLRHISALCLPEQQAHVESVFRQQQAIANGMIAARRLSDMPSDRCTPQFVVEESQRLCAAFPSLRCESLDEKQIVEQGLGLLHAVGKGAACPPRLLAIHYDGIKDGPVRCYVGKGITFDTGGLWLKDGAGMYTMKYDMCGAANVMGLMLTIAELNLPVRVMGVLALAENAIGSDAMQPGTVARACNGMTVEINNTDAEGRLVLADAIAWASQRHPQAHYIIDIATLTGAVVKALGYELSGLMTQHEPLRQSLTAAGVKSGDEVWSLPLDARLKKQTESAIADLCNTPTNNAAISASAAWLLHHFCPPSIAWAHLDISGTALWREGGKSVASGRPIPLLTEHLLGDIQKG; translated from the coding sequence ATGATTACCTACCAGCTTATTAACACGCTCGCGCAGGCCGATGCAGCGAGTCATTTGATTGCCCGCAGCGCCTGCCAACATTTGCCCGGCACCGCGCTGATTAACGAAATGCGCGCGCAGAAAAGCGTGGCGGACACCCGCTTCGGTTGTGCCCCTTTTACGCGCATCACCCTGCTGCCAGATGCCTTATGGAAGGATAATCTGACCGAGAGTTTGCTCAACGCACTGCGCCCGATTTTTGCCGATCCGGTCAGCGAAACGGTGATTATCGACGTTACCGAAATTGATGACACCGTGCTGGCGCAGCTGCTGCGCTTTGTGTTCAACCAGGCGCATCGGCTCAGCGATTTGCAGTTGAAAAAACCGGATGCCTCGGCGATTCGCCTTCGCCACATCTCCGCACTGTGTCTGCCAGAGCAGCAGGCGCATGTAGAGTCAGTCTTCCGTCAGCAGCAGGCGATTGCGAACGGGATGATTGCCGCACGGCGTCTATCGGATATGCCCTCTGACCGCTGCACACCGCAGTTTGTGGTCGAGGAGTCGCAAAGATTATGTGCCGCCTTCCCTTCCCTTCGCTGCGAGTCGCTCGATGAAAAACAAATCGTTGAGCAAGGGCTGGGATTGCTACATGCCGTCGGGAAAGGCGCGGCCTGCCCGCCGCGACTGCTGGCAATCCATTACGACGGTATCAAGGATGGCCCGGTGCGTTGTTACGTCGGTAAAGGCATCACTTTCGACACCGGTGGCCTGTGGCTAAAAGACGGCGCGGGCATGTACACCATGAAATATGACATGTGCGGCGCGGCAAACGTGATGGGGCTAATGCTCACTATTGCTGAGCTGAATCTGCCGGTGCGGGTAATGGGCGTCCTTGCGCTGGCGGAAAATGCCATAGGCTCGGATGCGATGCAGCCCGGCACGGTGGCGCGCGCCTGCAACGGCATGACGGTCGAGATTAATAATACCGACGCTGAAGGACGATTAGTGCTGGCCGATGCCATTGCGTGGGCGAGCCAGCGCCATCCGCAGGCACATTATATTATCGACATCGCAACGTTAACGGGCGCGGTGGTGAAGGCGCTGGGGTATGAGTTAAGTGGTTTGATGACGCAACATGAGCCGCTGCGTCAGTCACTGACGGCTGCTGGCGTAAAAAGTGGAGACGAAGTGTGGTCATTGCCGCTGGATGCGCGGCTGAAAAAACAGACCGAAAGCGCTATCGCCGATCTGTGTAATACGCCGACGAACAACGCCGCGATCAGTGCTTCGGCGGCGTGGCTGCTGCATCACTTTTGCCCACCGTCTATTGCGTGGGCGCATCTCGATATTAGCGGTACGGCGTTATGGCGGGAAGGTGGAAAAAGCGTGGCATCAGGCAGACCGATTCCGCTTCTTACTGAGCATTTATTGGGTGATATACAGAAAGGGTAA